The Planktothrix agardhii NIES-204 genomic interval GGTGAAGGCTCGCATTAAGCGCAAGACTGACAAACAGGCTTCGGTTCCTGAATTGACAAATCGTACCATTTCCACGCTGGGAACGGCATCAATCACCATTTCTGCCAAAATATTCTCTAATAGGCAGGGAGCCCCGAAACTGGTACCTTTTTCTAGGGCTGCTTTCAGGGCGTTAATGACGTCGGGATGGGCATGACCGCAAATAGCCGGCCCCCAAGAGCCAACATAATCAATATATTGATTCCCGTCTACATCCCAAGCATAGGCACCTTTGACGCGATCAAAAACAATGGGCTGTCCCCCGACGGACTTAAACGCCCGCACGGGAGAATTCACGCCACCGGGCATGATTTTTTGGGCAGAGGCAAAGATTTCTTCTGATTTTGTAGTTGTTAAGGGTAGGGTCACTCTGAAATAATCTCCTTGAACTATATATAGTTTGGGTTAATGGGCAAAAAGCAATATTCCGATTACTTTTACTGGGTATCGCCTAACCAACCAGATGATATTGTAATCAAGTTAGGGATCTCGTTGTATTCGGTAAATTTATGTCAACCTTAAAACCCTTAGAGTTAAGCCTGTTCAGTGAAATTGATACAATTCGTTACAACAAAAACGGATTAATTTTGGCGATCATCCAAGATTGTTTAGAAGGAACGGTGTTAAATTGGGTTTGGATGAATGCAGAAGCCCTAGAAAAAACGATTACATCAAAACAGGTTTGGTCTTGTCAAGAAACAGCGATTGTGTTATGGAATTCGGAAATAACGGTAAAGGAAATTCGTTACAATGATGATAGTCCGATGGTGATTATCGGGGTGGAAGAACAGCATCAAGAGTTATCAGGAAATACGTTATCGGGGTTATTTGATGTAATTTGCGATCGCCGGGATTATCCACAATTAGAGTCCTATACCTGTAAATTATTGGCGGGGGGAGATAATAAAATTCTCAAAAAAATTGGAGAAGAATCGGCTGAAGTAGTTATGGCTTGTAAGGATAATGAAAAAGATGCGATCGCCGGGGAAGTTGCGGATTTATTCTATCATACCTTAGTTGCCTTAGCTTATCACAATGTTGAGTTAAGAAATGTTTATCAAAAATTAGAGTCAAGACGAAAATAGCATAGTGCTGGGGAATAGGGAACAGGGAACAGGTAATAGGTAATAGGTAATAGGTAATAGGTAATAGGTAATAGTAGACTATGGGAGGTTTACTATTGTCAAATACCTTAATTGGTAGCGCTATATAAGACCAATTTGGGGGATAAAACTTTAACTCCTAACCTTGAGGCGGTTGAGGACAGGTTTTCTGATTCCAGTCACATTGATAGAGATGTTGTTGTTGCCAACTGAGGGGAATTTCTAGTAAATCTCTAGTTCCCGTCATCCCTTGACCTAGAAACAATAATAAAGCCATACAATTTAAAACCGTATGGGTAATTCTCCAGCGATTTGATTGATAAATATCAGGGACAATTGCCAAAGCAAAAACCATTAATAACGCCGATGCTACCCCGTAATAGTAATGGGAGAATTGCCACTCATAACCCCGTCTAAACACTCCCTCCTGACATCCGATAACAACAATTCCCATTCCGGTTAAAGTGGCAAAAACTCCTCGCCAAATCCGTTGATTTGGTTTAGCTTTATAGAGTAAAATCAGTGAAGCAATAGTGAATATAAACATAAAAACAATAAAAATTGCTTGAGGCATTTTCTCAGGAGATAAATCTTTAAAAACCCCCTTAAAATAAATCGAATACCCTAAAGCAATTAACGTAATTCCCACCACTGAACCCGTTAACCACCGACCTATTTTTAAATGTTCTTGTCCAACATTCGGCGGGATTTTACTCTTATTTTCTTGATTAGAATGATGTAGACGGCGTTGACGGGTTTGCCATGCCATATATACAGAAATCCCGATTAAGGGAAACACAAAAACCACCGCCAACACAGGATGGATTAATCCAATAATATCCTTAAATTCCATAACGGTCTCCTAGAAAAAATTACTACCCATTGCTTGAATATCCTTTTCCCTATTCCCAATTCTGGTATTTTTTGTTATAGAATAGTTATAACTTAATTTTGCCTCAATCAATCTCTGAATTTTTTAAATGAACGCGATTTCTAGCACCAACCCTAAAAACCAACAGGAATTAGAAAAAATTGTCGGGGTAGGGAATGTCCAACCTTGGGACGAAATTGAATCCGTGCGACAACAACAAATCATTCAAAGTTTGGCATCAGGAACCCCAATTCAAGGGTTAATTTATCCTCAAACTCAACAACAATTAGCGGAGGTTATTGCCTATACTAACCAACAGCAATTAAAGGTTTTACCCTGTGGTTTTTGTAGTAAAATTGATTGGGGAGGACTGGTCAAAAATATTGATTTTGCCGTTAGTACCCAGGGCATGAATCAACTAATTGAGCACGCCGTTGGAGATTTAACTGTTACAGTTGAAGCCGGGATGAAATTCTCCCAATTACAAGCAATTTTAGCCCAGGAAAATCAAGTTTTAGGATTTGATCCGAGTTATCCTGAAACCGCAACAATTGGCGGAATTATTGCCACTGGAGATACAGGTTCTCTCCGACAACGTTATCGGAGTATTCGTGATTTGATCCTGGGAATTTCCATTGTTCGTTATGATGGAAAAATCGCTAAAGCTGGGGGACGAGTTGTTAAAAATGTGGCGGGTTATGACTTAATGAAACTATTCACAGGTTCCTATGGAACTTTAGGAATTATTAGTCAAATTACCCTACGAGTTTATCCCCAAGCTGAAGCTTCCGGGACGGTAATATTAACAGGAGAAGCTGAAGCAATTTCTCAAGTAAATCAAATTTTATTAGCTTCTGCCTTAACTCCTGTTGCTGTGGATTTAATCTCATCCGACCTATCAAAAATATTGGGATTTGGAGATAATATTGGTTTGATGGTGAGGTTCCAAAGTATTGCAGAAGGTGTTAAACAACAATCTCAACGCTTAATAGAATTAGGAGAAAAAATAGGATTAAAAGCAATTTATATTGACTCCGATGAGGAGAATTTATGGCAACAATTAAAACAGCAAATCTGGCAATCTGAATCTAATACTGATATTGTTTGTAAAATCGGAATTGCCCCCACCTCTGCGGTCAAAACCTTAACCCAATGTCAAACCCTGGGAATAATTCATGCTGGAGTTGGTTTAGGGGTATTAAGGTTTGAAAGCGTTTCTCCAGAAACTCTGTTAAACTTAAGAAATTGGTGTGAATCTCAAGGAGGGTTTTTATCAATATTAAAAGCACCTGTAGACCTAAAACAACAGTTAGAGGTTTGGGGATATGCTGGAAATGCTTTAAATTTGATGCGTCAAATTAAACAACAATTTGATCCTCAAAATCAGTTTAGTCCTAACCGTTTTGTCGGTGGAATTTAATTAATAAATTATTTTAGGAGAATTTAGTTAAAATGCAAACATCTGATCAAATTATTGACCCGAAATCAATTCCCGCTAAACAAAGTAACTTTTTAGGGCAAAATCCCCATTTAAACCCGACTGAAATTCCAGGTTTTGACTCCACAAATCCACCAAATCCTAATTTAATTAGTACCTGTGTGCACTGCGGATTTTGTTTATCAACTTGTCCCAGTTATCGAGTTTTAGGAACAGAAATGGACTCCCCAAGAGGGCGGATTTATTTAATGGATGCGATTTCTAAAAATGACGCCGCTTTAGGGGAAACCAGCGCCCAACATTTTGATACCTGTTTAGGATGTTTAGCTTGTGTTACCACTTGTCCTTCAGGTGTTAAATATGATCAATTAATTGCCGCTACTCGTCCTCAAATTGAAAGAAATGTTCCCAGAAGTTTATCCGACCGTTTAATTCGAGGATTAATTTTTAATTTATTCCCGTATCCTAAACGTTTACAAGCATTTTTAATACCGCTTTTCATCTATCAAAAATTAGGGTTACAAAAAATAGTCAGACAAACGGGTTTATTACCTAAAATTTCTCCCCGTTTAGCCGCAATGGAATCAATTTTACCTGCTATTCCTAAAGACGCTTTTCGAGAAGATTTCCCGGTAATTATTCCCACCCAAGGCGAAAAACGCTATCGAGTTGGAGTAATTTTAGGCTGTGTACAAAGGTTATTATTTAACCCGGTTAATGAAGCCACGGTGAGGGTTTTAACCGCCAATGGGTGTGAAGTTGTGATTCCGAGAAATCAAGGCTGTTGTGGAGCTTTACCCGAACATCAAGGACAAACGGAACAGTCCCATACCTTAATTAAACAAATGATTGATCGATTTTCTGGGACTCGTTTAGATGGTATTATTATTAATGCGGCGGGCTGTGGTCATACCTTAAAAGAAT includes:
- the hisI gene encoding histidine biosynthesis bifunctional protein HisIE; this translates as MSTLKPLELSLFSEIDTIRYNKNGLILAIIQDCLEGTVLNWVWMNAEALEKTITSKQVWSCQETAIVLWNSEITVKEIRYNDDSPMVIIGVEEQHQELSGNTLSGLFDVICDRRDYPQLESYTCKLLAGGDNKILKKIGEESAEVVMACKDNEKDAIAGEVADLFYHTLVALAYHNVELRNVYQKLESRRK
- a CDS encoding FAD linked oxidase-like protein; translated protein: MNAISSTNPKNQQELEKIVGVGNVQPWDEIESVRQQQIIQSLASGTPIQGLIYPQTQQQLAEVIAYTNQQQLKVLPCGFCSKIDWGGLVKNIDFAVSTQGMNQLIEHAVGDLTVTVEAGMKFSQLQAILAQENQVLGFDPSYPETATIGGIIATGDTGSLRQRYRSIRDLILGISIVRYDGKIAKAGGRVVKNVAGYDLMKLFTGSYGTLGIISQITLRVYPQAEASGTVILTGEAEAISQVNQILLASALTPVAVDLISSDLSKILGFGDNIGLMVRFQSIAEGVKQQSQRLIELGEKIGLKAIYIDSDEENLWQQLKQQIWQSESNTDIVCKIGIAPTSAVKTLTQCQTLGIIHAGVGLGVLRFESVSPETLLNLRNWCESQGGFLSILKAPVDLKQQLEVWGYAGNALNLMRQIKQQFDPQNQFSPNRFVGGI
- the glcF gene encoding glycolate oxidase Fe-S subunit produces the protein MQTSDQIIDPKSIPAKQSNFLGQNPHLNPTEIPGFDSTNPPNPNLISTCVHCGFCLSTCPSYRVLGTEMDSPRGRIYLMDAISKNDAALGETSAQHFDTCLGCLACVTTCPSGVKYDQLIAATRPQIERNVPRSLSDRLIRGLIFNLFPYPKRLQAFLIPLFIYQKLGLQKIVRQTGLLPKISPRLAAMESILPAIPKDAFREDFPVIIPTQGEKRYRVGVILGCVQRLLFNPVNEATVRVLTANGCEVVIPRNQGCCGALPEHQGQTEQSHTLIKQMIDRFSGTRLDGIIINAAGCGHTLKEYGHILKDDPQYREAAQEFSAKVKDIQEFLVEIGLTTPLSPLTETGELTIVYQDACHLLHGQKISSQPRQLLQQIPGVKLREPIDASLCCGSAGIYNLLQPEIAEELGQQKVDNLTNTGAELIASSNPGCSLQIKKHLQLQGKDINLMHPMELLDYSIRGVKINIL